Below is a genomic region from Cydia strobilella chromosome 1, ilCydStro3.1, whole genome shotgun sequence.
cccatacaaacttccaccccccttaaaggatgacttctggcataaaaactaccctatatccttccccgggactcaaactatctctataccaaatttcaactaaatcggttcagcggtttaagcgtgaagaggcagGGCCgcatctagggtagagcgagtggagcggccgctctaggcgccggatggcaaggggggcgccaaaatggcaaatgagaaaataaataagtcctaaaagacgcgagtgtgacaCGGGCCTAAAacacggttcgttttgcttttgggtaaaaagcttcaacgagggcgccaaaacccgatttcgctctaccctgatcaaggactcgggccggcactgaagaggtaacagatagacagacagacacactttcgcattgtATGGATGGATATATTAGTACTTAGTAACagcttttacccgcgacttcgtctgcgtagagttagtaatttgggtatatAGCTATAGCTAGCTAGCTAGCTATTTTTTATCCCACCTGGTTTTTataatttccccatacaaacttccacccccccttttcacccccttaaaggatgacttctgatatgattttgatagcacagtgcTATTGtcattttaaacatcaaacttctTTGAAATTATGTTGTTTAAAATGATAATTGCACAGCCTGTGCTATCATAATCGCTGCCGAGTTAGCGTGGTCTGACTCTATCAGTAGGTATTGGTTATTAGACTGATAGTCAAAACGCAAGAAATACGAATAACGGACTAGCCAACACAGAACATtattaggaggatataaccaaccaaacgccacgtctgtaattttctgtacaaaaaagtctgccgatttttgcgggggaggggaacgtcaaatgtatacgtaacgtaaaaatagccatgtcagataaacgtcagtccatacattgtgtatgaccattggccgactattttcgacagaacgcctgttaatggctactttggttatatcctcctagattatTATTGTATTCCGTAGGACTTTAGCACTATTATGTCTATTATTATAGTTACGTAGTAGCAAGTATGAGAGTGCTAGCAGCTAGAGGATCAAGGAACAGTCATAAAGGAAAAAGCTTAGGTGATCATGACAGCTTGGTCAGTGTTAACATTGTTAACGTTAACTTAAATCGATCTCACTCTAAtccatttttcatttcatgaaTGAAAAACCGACCGACTGGTCTgaatagtgaccctgcctatgaagccgatggtcctggggtcgaatcccggtaagggcatttatttgtgtgatgagctcagatatttgctcctgagtcttgggtgttttctatgtatttaagtatttatatttatattatatttatcgttgtctgagtacccataacacaagcctccttgggcttaccgtgggacttagtcattttgtgtaagaatggcctataatatttattatttatttattattattattatttatgaatgCGGTTTGGagagcaaataaataaaaaagtcaagtatattatttatcttaaaaCTGTTTACTTAAAATAACTTGCGATGTAACTCGGTCCTTGTACGCGTTAGTGTTATATCTCCTCTTCTATCTCCTCCTTGAGGACCAGCCCGCCGAGGAGGTTGGAGTCGGGCGGCAACCACTCGCAGCTCGTGTCTTCTGATGAACATACCTGACAAATAGACGGATAttaagtcacagaataagtaatagtctaatagtactaccgtacagaaaggacacttcctacaaacccgaagtttgacagcgattcagggtcgaatcatgctgtcccattctgatatatggcactatccctttcggctattaaaggttgtcaaaattcaagtcattatcttatctgtggtcgtgcacgcaaagggacgtcaagttgtgccaaccctaaagGGCGTAACACACCGTcacaccgcaccaaggtcattgtgcgacgcatccataagtaagagcgagaaagcgacatctctttctcgctcttacttatgggtgcgtcgcacaatgaccttggtgcggtgcgatggtgtggtacggccataataattgctcggagcaatactGAGCCGAGCGAGGCGAGCGAAGCGGAGTttacccgaaaggaggagtgtcccacCACTACACAGTTATTTGACAATGGGGGTGTAAAACGtttttatagatggcgccagcataggtttaaACTGCCTCTAGTTTCATGCAAATGATTATGCCACATCGAGATATATGTAAGAGCAAACTGGAAATCAAACTAAAAGTGTAAAAAATAACCTAAATATCAACGCGTGATACTTACatgtttttttaggtttttaaaaattattcgaTTATTATGCCACTTTGATATATAAAGAGCAAACTGGAAACAATCGTAAtcatgtataggtataataagtaGGTTTATTACTAAATGACCCCAACATCATCTATAAATACTTAACATTTGCATATTGTTTTGATAATTATCACAGTTTGCTTGAGTGCCCTCCTTAGACGTTTTAGAATATTAATCATTAGGTACAGGTACAGAGGCGAACCTCGAATATTTCTGATTAACTATAATGGACAGTCAAGGTACtaaatatcgacacggacaaagtgccaaaaatatggaCCTACACACTACCTTAATGGGTAGGTATATGGGCAATAAGgttgtgtatatatatttttggttaAACCACGGTTAAACTAATCTATGCGCGGGCGAACTCGCATCTGTGACGTCCTTTTCTTTCAATGTGTATTCCCAAGGTAATTAAAAGGGGTTTCCTGTGGGGCCGCCTTAAGTACGAGCACGTGGGCGAGAGGCCCGGATTTAGGGGAGGGCAAAAGAGGGCCCCCACAATAGACTTAGGAAAGGATAGGAAAAATAATTTGGGGCCAGGGGGCCTCCACTCCTTTGTTGCCCTGGGGCCTCCACACCTTTAAATCCGGCCCTGGAGAGGCCGCTttgcccacgcctagctacgccactgtaaGAAGGCACACCTGGCACTTGCAGCTGGTGGCCTCGATGTAGTGGTAGGTGTCGGTGCCGGGCTCCACGCCGGGGTCGCAGTGTCTCAGTTTGACGGAGGCGTGCTTGCGCTCCTCGTGACCGCAGACTTGGTGGTGCGAATCCTTGTATGGGAAGCGCCAGTCAGAAATCTGAGAAATTAAATAGCGGGTATGGTATTGGTCTAGGGTTTGATTTGGTCGTGTTTTGTGTGATACTTTATCACCATTACTTTAAATTTCTCAAGGAAACACTTAAGATATGTTGCTGATGAAATTAGTCCATTATCTTTCTTCCACCTCCTTTTTTAGCACTTTTACATCCTAATAAAGATCGGGGTCCGGCTGGCAAAATCCCAAATTTTAAGAACTATAAACATATCTGGTtggaatcgatttagatgaatgTAGGTGTAGGACGGACATTTATCCCCAAAAAAACGTTAATTTGACGTTGTCTCAGCACCTTCGGCCAGTGAAGTCCGTTTGCATGACCATGTGTACCTATGTGCTGGTGAAGCCTCCACCATGCTCGAGGTACGCCACTGCTATGAAAAGCACTATACCTGCCACTCACCCCAGCAGGACTGTATCTTGACGTCGTCCCAGCACCGCCGTCCAGTAAAGTCCGTTTGCATTGTATATGTGGTGGTACAGCTTGCACTATCCTCGACGCACGCCACTGCCAAGCAAAGCACTATAACTGCCACTCACCTCGTAAGACAGACAGTATCCCCAGCAGGACTGTATCTTGATGTCGTCCCAGCACCTTCGGCCAGTGAAGTCCGTCTGCATGGCCTTGTGTATGTGCTTGCGCAACTTGCAGCGCGCCCGCGCGTCCC
It encodes:
- the LOC134747691 gene encoding thyrostimulin beta-5 subunit-like; the protein is MSSKRSATSVAMVIFCVAVLCVGDARARCKLRKHIHKAMQTDFTGRRCWDDIKIQSCWGYCLSYEISDWRFPYKDSHHQVCGHEERKHASVKLRHCDPGVEPGTDTYHYIEATSCKCQVCSSEDTSCEWLPPDSNLLGGLVLKEEIEEEI